One segment of Polyangiaceae bacterium DNA contains the following:
- a CDS encoding vWA domain-containing protein, which translates to MTLRRLTVLFLVGVCSLQSACGDSGDDGSQVTPNGTSGTGAKGGGGGSGSDAGIGAFSGTGGGELGDADVCAAESYAAEPAPVDLYIMLDQSTSMNNKLPDGKTLWSAITGAISDFVASPAAGGIGVGIQYFGLGTGAAACNVSQYATPDVPITSLPGAQTALKASLGKHAPQSFTPTGPALEGALAYAKTWAAAHADHTTIVVLATDGYPSECEPQSTQGLADLAAAALSATPRVFTFVIGIGSLWNLNNVAKAGGTREALIVSDTSGNAAQELQSALLAVATAPLACDYAIPTPKEGGSATLGKINVEFTDPKGQKHVLGWVKSAADCNQVSEGWYYDDPTTPTRIMICPKTCTSFGTGKLDILLGCDTVVVR; encoded by the coding sequence ATGACGTTGCGCAGGCTCACGGTCCTTTTTCTGGTTGGTGTGTGCAGCCTGCAGTCGGCGTGCGGCGACTCCGGCGACGACGGCAGCCAAGTGACGCCGAACGGCACGAGCGGAACCGGCGCCAAGGGTGGAGGTGGCGGCAGCGGCAGCGACGCCGGCATCGGAGCCTTCTCCGGCACGGGCGGCGGCGAGTTGGGCGACGCCGACGTGTGCGCCGCGGAGTCCTACGCCGCGGAGCCAGCGCCCGTGGATCTGTACATCATGCTCGACCAGTCGACGTCGATGAACAACAAACTCCCGGACGGCAAGACCCTGTGGTCGGCGATCACCGGCGCCATCTCGGACTTCGTGGCGTCGCCCGCAGCCGGCGGCATCGGCGTCGGCATCCAATACTTCGGCCTCGGCACTGGCGCCGCTGCGTGCAACGTCAGCCAGTATGCAACTCCCGACGTGCCCATCACCTCGTTGCCCGGCGCACAGACAGCTTTGAAGGCCTCGCTCGGCAAGCATGCACCGCAGAGCTTCACGCCGACTGGCCCGGCCCTCGAAGGAGCTCTCGCCTACGCGAAGACCTGGGCAGCGGCGCATGCGGACCATACGACGATCGTGGTGTTGGCTACCGACGGATACCCGAGCGAGTGCGAGCCGCAGTCCACCCAGGGGCTTGCCGACCTGGCTGCCGCGGCGCTCAGCGCAACGCCGCGGGTCTTCACCTTCGTCATCGGCATCGGATCGCTTTGGAATCTGAACAACGTGGCCAAGGCCGGTGGAACTCGGGAAGCGCTGATCGTCAGCGACACCAGCGGCAACGCAGCGCAAGAGCTGCAGAGCGCGCTACTGGCGGTAGCCACTGCGCCCCTGGCTTGCGACTACGCGATCCCGACGCCGAAAGAGGGCGGGAGCGCCACCCTCGGCAAGATCAACGTCGAGTTCACCGACCCCAAAGGTCAGAAGCACGTCCTGGGTTGGGTCAAGAGTGCCGCCGACTGCAATCAGGTCAGCGAGGGCTGGTACTACGATGACCCCACCACTCCGACGCGCATCATGATCTGTCCCAAGACGTGTACCAGCTTCGGCACAGGCAAGCTGGACATCTTGCTCGGCTGCGACACAGTCGTGGTGCGTTGA
- a CDS encoding YXWGXW repeat-containing protein yields the protein MDRVGALLAVALLGTGCVVGAERRPTTDANRASPPVPDEERTAGDSLVGGPREPEAETPSVRPHPDAVWVDGSWRWDGVRYVWQPGRWERAHPSWLRREP from the coding sequence ATGGATCGCGTCGGTGCACTGCTGGCGGTGGCGCTGCTCGGCACGGGTTGCGTGGTGGGTGCGGAGCGCCGGCCCACGACGGATGCCAACCGCGCTTCGCCGCCAGTTCCCGATGAGGAGCGAACGGCCGGGGATTCCTTGGTCGGTGGTCCGCGCGAACCCGAAGCAGAAACGCCGAGCGTGCGCCCGCACCCGGATGCCGTGTGGGTCGATGGTTCTTGGCGCTGGGACGGCGTGCGCTACGTCTGGCAGCCCGGCCGCTGGGAGCGGGCTCATCCCAGTTGGCTGCGTCGCGAGCCTTGA
- a CDS encoding M23 family metallopeptidase, with protein MTSRSLAVKEIFGLSPWSKSLREASLALRGDRFTPKSRFGVSSLHILRPRLSLETWAGRARRDGLIPIYNLFNHTQTAAERGWSVKVTQVRDFRGGRLTYDSHNGTDFAVPVGTVVVAAAPGRVARVSSEFNRGGLKVLIDHGEGLLTSSNHLGRALVQCGDMVQRGQPIALSGASGIDMLLMFPWSVPHVHFNVWLDGELVDPFAMEGQVSLWQNGNAPVPGNGPNLSDEYITPTQFDETAVESAIDACLDERLQRELIHSSEPGVDVLFHYNVSPTRFARRPRLVRVETPRRPRLDLPFRAEDFRGIFLPPVEGTANA; from the coding sequence GTGACGTCCCGCTCGCTCGCCGTGAAGGAGATTTTCGGTCTGTCGCCGTGGTCGAAGTCTTTGCGCGAAGCCTCCCTCGCGCTGCGTGGGGATCGCTTCACTCCCAAGAGTCGCTTCGGTGTTTCCAGCCTCCACATCTTGCGTCCGCGCTTGTCGCTGGAGACCTGGGCGGGCCGTGCTCGTCGGGATGGGTTGATTCCGATCTACAACTTGTTCAACCACACGCAGACCGCTGCAGAGCGCGGCTGGTCCGTGAAGGTCACCCAGGTCCGAGACTTCCGCGGCGGGCGGCTGACCTACGACAGTCACAACGGGACGGATTTCGCCGTGCCCGTGGGAACCGTCGTCGTCGCTGCGGCGCCGGGACGCGTGGCGCGCGTCTCGAGTGAGTTCAACCGTGGCGGCCTCAAGGTCCTGATCGATCATGGCGAGGGACTACTGACCTCGAGCAACCATCTGGGACGCGCGCTAGTGCAATGCGGCGACATGGTGCAGCGCGGCCAGCCCATCGCTCTCAGCGGTGCGTCGGGCATCGACATGTTGCTGATGTTTCCCTGGAGCGTTCCCCACGTGCATTTCAACGTGTGGCTCGACGGAGAGTTGGTGGATCCTTTCGCCATGGAGGGGCAAGTGTCGCTCTGGCAGAACGGCAACGCGCCGGTTCCCGGCAACGGGCCCAATCTCAGCGACGAGTACATCACGCCTACCCAGTTCGACGAGACCGCGGTCGAGTCTGCGATCGATGCGTGCTTGGACGAGCGGCTGCAACGCGAGCTGATCCACAGCTCGGAACCCGGCGTGGACGTGCTGTTTCACTACAACGTGAGTCCCACCCGGTTTGCGCGACGACCAAGGCTCGTGCGCGTCGAGACCCCGCGGCGGCCACGCCTGGATTTGCCTTTCCGTGCCGAGGACTTCCGAGGTATCTTCCTGCCCCCTGTCGAAGGCACCGCGAACGCATGA
- a CDS encoding VWA domain-containing protein, with protein MSFRTTGLRLSALSLALLALRLVGCSAEAGGSDLASERPIGSGATGGGGSGSGNGDDSGAIVIDAGDPGDGALTADSACVGETKQAELIPLSMYILLDKSASMTNFGSPKWAQAVSALNAFASDQSLVATKIALQSWSGDGPCNGSVYDTPAIPMGLVPTTAPQVQSWLASIKPSGNTPTQGALLGLTKFTTQYATQNPGEKVVGLLVTDGLPTRCDGSTATLTGIAANALAGTPSILTYTMGMQGADFTLLNAIAQAGGTGKAFDATGGTQAFVAALQAITGSALACEFEIPKPDNGSTLDPDKVNVEFTPGAGGKQPVYKVDNLAACVPWGWYYDDPLNPTRILLCPDACNAVKQDTSGRIDLILGCKSTPPS; from the coding sequence GGGCTGCTCGGCGGAGGCGGGCGGGAGCGACCTGGCATCCGAACGACCGATTGGCAGCGGAGCCACCGGTGGGGGCGGCAGTGGCAGCGGCAATGGAGACGACAGCGGCGCGATCGTGATCGACGCCGGGGACCCCGGGGATGGGGCGCTCACCGCGGACAGCGCGTGCGTGGGCGAAACGAAACAAGCCGAGTTGATCCCACTGTCGATGTACATCTTGCTCGACAAGAGCGCGAGCATGACCAACTTCGGCAGCCCCAAGTGGGCCCAGGCCGTCAGCGCACTGAATGCCTTCGCCAGCGACCAGAGCTTGGTCGCTACCAAGATCGCGCTCCAGAGTTGGTCCGGGGACGGTCCGTGCAACGGTTCGGTCTACGACACTCCCGCAATCCCCATGGGGCTGGTACCAACGACGGCGCCACAGGTACAGAGTTGGCTCGCGAGCATCAAGCCCAGCGGCAACACGCCCACCCAGGGCGCGCTGCTGGGCCTCACGAAGTTCACGACCCAGTACGCGACCCAGAACCCCGGAGAGAAGGTGGTGGGATTACTGGTGACGGATGGTTTGCCCACACGCTGCGATGGCTCGACCGCGACGCTGACTGGCATTGCCGCCAATGCGCTGGCCGGCACGCCATCGATTCTCACCTACACCATGGGCATGCAGGGTGCGGACTTCACGCTGCTGAACGCGATCGCGCAAGCGGGAGGCACCGGCAAGGCCTTCGACGCCACCGGCGGCACGCAGGCGTTCGTGGCAGCACTGCAGGCCATCACCGGCAGCGCGCTGGCGTGTGAATTCGAGATCCCGAAGCCCGACAACGGCAGCACCCTCGACCCCGACAAGGTGAACGTGGAGTTCACGCCAGGCGCGGGCGGCAAACAGCCCGTCTACAAGGTCGACAACCTGGCAGCCTGCGTGCCCTGGGGTTGGTACTACGACGACCCCCTCAACCCGACGCGGATCTTGCTCTGCCCCGACGCGTGCAACGCCGTCAAGCAAGACACCAGCGGCCGCATCGATCTCATCCTCGGCTGCAAGTCGACGCCGCCGTCATGA